The following proteins come from a genomic window of Pyxidicoccus sp. MSG2:
- a CDS encoding antibiotic biosynthesis monooxygenase family protein: MIAVIFEVRPHADGRQEYLDLAAGLRPLLEGVDGFVSIERFQSLTDPGKLLSLSFWRDEQAVEAWRRLEPHRAAQAKGRASVFEDYRLRVAGVLRDYGLSERAQAPSDSRGFHRG; this comes from the coding sequence CATGCCGATGGCCGGCAGGAGTACCTGGACCTCGCGGCTGGGCTGCGGCCGCTGCTCGAAGGGGTGGACGGGTTCGTCTCCATCGAGCGCTTCCAGAGTCTGACGGACCCGGGGAAGCTCCTCTCGCTGTCGTTCTGGCGCGACGAGCAGGCCGTGGAGGCGTGGCGCCGGCTGGAGCCGCACCGGGCCGCGCAGGCGAAGGGCCGGGCCTCCGTCTTCGAGGACTACCGCCTCCGCGTCGCCGGCGTGCTCCGGGACTACGGCCTGTCCGAGCGGGCGCAGGCCCCCTCCGACAGCCGGGGTTTCCATCGCGGTTGA